In a genomic window of Styela clava chromosome 7, kaStyClav1.hap1.2, whole genome shotgun sequence:
- the LOC120328894 gene encoding uncharacterized protein LOC120328894: MDLFVFIFAIFLIKENVFAVEISMEVQVGGAATPGCIGGDKLTAADLEELGKELEKKIEAALLENPGSDIIITTNFYQGDKFHSTQITNYDATTIANQDLYTCDVTVGMICYWLVRGKFQYSEAEDACRANGNYEVAVIPDENTYDRVVQFLTTKLTTTELFIWIGSEISDETGIVKTEKNVYVKWCPNYPRKNSYNRYFENMVLYLKQESSHVEHGMKNKPSTWSRDVLCSRKQ, translated from the exons ATGGATTTGTTTGTATTTATATTCGCCATATTTCTGATAAAGGAAAATGTTTTCGCAG TTGAAATTTCAATGGAAGTACAAGTAGGAGGTGCAGCCACGCCCGGCTGCATCGGTGGGGACAAACTCACG GCTGCAGATTTAGAGG aattgGGTAAAGAACtggagaaaaaaattgaagcaGCATTGTTGGAAAATCCGGGAAGTGACATCATCATAACAACTAACTTCTATCAAGGCGACAAATTTCATTCCACGCAGATCACTAATTATGACGCAACAACAATCGCTAACCAAG ATTTATACACGTGCGACGTCACAGTGGGAATGATTTGCTATTGGCTTGTTCGGGGGAAATTCCAATACAGCGAAGCTGAAGACGCTTGTCGAGCAAATGGCAATTATGAAGTCGCTGTGATACCGGATGAAAACACGTACGACAGAGTGGTCCAGTTTTTGACGACCAAACTCACAACAACCGAGTTGTTCATCTGGATAGGATCGGAGATTTCTGATGAG ACCGGAATAGTCAAAACCGAAAAGAATGTTTACGTCAAATGGTGCCCTAACTACCCTCGAAAAAATTCATACAACCGGTATTTCGAGAACATGGTTTTGTATCTCAAACAGGAGTCATCACATGTCGAACACGGCATGAAAAATAAGCCATCTACTTGGTCACGCGATGTGTTATGTAGCAGGAAACAATAA
- the LOC120328366 gene encoding chemerin-like receptor 1, translated as MDSSLPEIMKNINETEELFKGFQDTEDPFGDYYYLPEHFNSSEFEFTPLCGLDVSRPNNLAAIILTTITSIVGIILNSGAIFLMTVLKEYKKSTQFWLFLQLLISNLIFLVFLFLQTINELNKRWIMGSVLCKLGEASMFSSHNAGVIFLLTCNIWEIVSRFTCKLPSIVERWNQNEIVEIAKKVLIFVCIWTPCALINLPLYKYNNLNDCDQCVLGFPFEAKELCPMLGLDISSCEDMMEFVDTIGSEEDDEPYVESESGDFYEFPVIDPKFDQILNLTRLEELTACKYEEPGSFFVWLLASFTLFYASPIPIMVVMGCFWIYDIIQRTQKGKNNAKNKNLTTPIILALNVAFFLCWTPWNVIHMKKAYGGIEGRSGKECSSLISYARFSALVYNVVAPVIYVSLTGKFRRRLVTSVTTSANFFSRLLNKKEKDWPEFNEITTTSVNDEEQGHENNKTEIAGQNKDMTLARKSPPQDTSV; from the exons ATGGATTCTTCGTTACCTgaaatcatgaaaaatataaatgaaacgGAGGAATTATTTAAAGGATTCCAAGACACGGAAGATCCGTTTGGGGATTATTATTACCTTCCTGAGCATTTTAACTCATCAGAATTTGAATTCACACCGTTATGTGGCCTTGATGTATCGAGACCAAATAATCTTGCTGCGATAATTCTGACTACAATAACTTCAATAGTTGGAATTATTTTGAACTCCGGAGCAATATTTCTGATGACTGTTTTAAAAGAATACAAAAAATCGACACAGTTTTG GTTATTTCTTCAACTTCTGATTTCAAACCTGATCTTCCTAGTTTTCCTTTTCCTACAAACTATAAATGAATTGAACAAACGTTGGATCATGGGATCGGTGCTGTGTAAACTCGGAGAAGCCTCAATGTTTTCAAGTCACAATGCCGGAGTTATCTTCCTTTTG ACTTGCAACATATGGGAAATCGTTTCTCGATTTACTTGTAAATTGCCTTCGATCGTTGAACGTTGGAATCAGAACGAGATTGTCGAGATTGCGAAAAAAGTTCtcatttttgtttgtatttggACCCCATGTGCTCTCATTAACTTGCctttatataaatacaataatCTTAACGATTGTGATCAATGTGTTCTGGGATTCCCATTCGAAGCTAAAGAACTTTGCCCAATG TTGGGCTTAGATATTTCGAGTTGTGAAGATATGATGGAGTTTGTTGATACAATCGGATCCGAAGAAGACGACGAACCTTACGTCGAATCCGAAAGCGGCGACTTCTATGAGTTTCCAGTAATCGATCCAAAATTTGACCAAATTCTTAACTTGACAAGATTAGAGGAATTGACAGCTTGCAA ATACGAGGAACCGGGCTCATTTTTCGTCTGGCTGTTGGCATCCTTCACATTGTTTTACGCATCGCCGATTCCTATTATGGTTGTTATGGGATGTTTCTGgatttatgacatcatacaaCGAACACAGAAAGGAAAAAACAACGCCAAAAACAAG AATCTCACGACACCAATAATTCTTGCATTGAATGTTGCTTTCTTCCTGTGTTGGACGCCATGGAACGTCATCCACATGAAGAAGGCTTACGGTGGAATAGAAGGACGGAGCGGAAAAGAGTGTTCTTCACTCATCAGTTATGCTCGGTTCTCAGCTTTGGTTTATAATGTTGTTGCTCCTGTTATATATGT atcATTGACAGGGAAGTTTAGAAGGCGATTGGTGACGTCAGTAACTACGTCAGCAAACTTTTTTTCTCGACTACTGAACAAGAAAGAAAAAGATTGGCCTGAGTTCAATGAGATCACCACTACATCTGTAAACGACGAAGAGCAAGGACACGAAAATAATAAAACGGAAATCGCTGGACAAAATAAAGACATGACTTTGGCGAGAAAATCGCCGCCACAAGATACGAGTGTCTAG